The Salvelinus namaycush isolate Seneca chromosome 19, SaNama_1.0, whole genome shotgun sequence DNA window actaatgtattttctgtgaagcaAAAAAACtcttgactttcaatataaaatgcAATCCTTGTCAAtaccacagctggactcacctgctccaaTTTTCTACGGTTgcgctatttacaaacaaacaggtgactggctcaactgttctggggaactactgTATGCCTCATAATGTCACAGGTGAAATAAAGAACgcgatctgctttatctcctaacgtattgcacaagttgactgcagctATTTACCTAAAGTAGCTACAAAAATAGAAATGTAGCGAAAAACTTAAAATAAATTATTTTAAAGGGTATTGGAAAAACCATCCCCTGGCTATCTCCAGATACCCCAGTATACTGCCCAAGCCTACCATGCAGTATTGTTTATTATGCAGATTGCACTAGCTGGACTTTGATAAGTGAGTCAATCAATGTTATTCATAGTGTCATTGTGATTCATTGTGTCAAGATTGCTGGCATACACATTCATGGATGTAATTGTAGTTCCTAGAGGTAGAATGAGCTCCAAGCCCTgacaaggaacttaaaactgacCAAGTCACATTTTTCTGTTCCTCAAGTTGACAAAGCGTGCGTAGGTCTGCCTCAGCAGAAACTGGGTCACCCTCAGTTGGTTTCCCTATTGGCCCAAAATGATATGTTTAGTCAGTGAGGTATGTTTAGCCTGTTAGTGACCCAATATCACCTGGGACTGTAAACCTGATTCcatttaaccagaatagaaaccACTGAGGGTAGAAAGCCCGTTGTGTTTTTAATGTGCTATCGGCAATGTCAGGCCATAGGTCACTGTGCTCCTAATTTTAAAAAAGGGGTTAATTTAGAAAGAATTATGAAAGAAATCGGAACTATTAAGATTCTTTTTTGTATGTTCATGTTTCTTAAGATCAGTGTGACATTATCTGAGGAAACAAAACAGACATGCAGAAGATTTGAGTTTATCTGGAGTCTTAGTTAATTTAAGTAGACATTGGACTTCTTAAAGTGCACTTTTCCCCTTAAACCCTCAAGGCAAGGAGGAGCGTTTGTAACTGTTGGGTAGAGTGTGTCAATATAATGCACTAGGCCTCTTAGAGAACTTGTGAGCAATTGGGGGACAGGCGGCGCTGATGCAAATCCAGAAAAGCCAGTCGACCTACTGGCCACACGGGTCTGTTCTGCCCAATCTGTCACTCATgttgtgggaaaccaggtcactcTTTGTCTTTCGCCTGCAAGCACACAGGTCTAGATCATACAGTTCAGCTTAGCCAGTCAGTCCATTTAACACTGGCTGTCAAAGGGGCTTCTGGGGCAAATTAGGGACAAACCCCTGTGGAATGTGAACCTGCACAGTGGCGGCCTGGCCAGAGCTAGAGAACTGGGACTAGGAACTGACTGAGTGGGGCTCTTAAAATGGCTGCAGTCTTCTTATACAGTACAATGAATTGGTTCCTGTGATAACATAAAACACTAACGAGACAGAGTGTAAAgactttttttttatttatttcagagCTCATGCAATACAAGCTGTATAACCGTCCTCCACTTCAATGGAGTGTGATGTAATTATTGCATACAAACATCTCAATTTACTCCAATGTTGAAAGCTGTGATTACAATGATTTCACAATGATTCAATATTTTGTTTTAAACAGATTATCTAACGATGCTTTTTCTGTATTTAACAATGATGGGAGATTATGGACAGTACATATTATGGTCCATTGGAACAGTGTACTCATGATTTTCTTGGTTTATGCATTAGGGCTGGGAATTTCTAGGAACCTTATGATATCACGATACTTcagtgccgatacgatatgtattgcgattctcatgattctatatgtattgagatttgatgttccaaacaaaTGGCTCACTATGTCTGAAGAGCATGAGAAAACAACTAGTTTTGATCTGTCAGGGAAATAAGtcctgaaaacatgttggctcgcTGTTTTAAAAAGATGCTATAGAATGAAAAATATCGgggttttggtgcaggtacagccgacCAGCGCTAGTGTACACTACAAACAgtagcaaaaaaaatatatactgtgaTCTGTAACTATCAACAAAAAAATCCCTTTACTATTATGCATGAGAGCATTGCTTGTAAACACGAGGCAGAGAAATTTCACAAATCGTTCAGAAAACATATATTTGCTAATTGAGAAGTTAACACttatataaaaacatttaaaaaccaCACCAACATTTAAAGACAACAATCTGACAATGTTCAACTACAAAAAATGTACATCCAGTACAGTGTATCAAATAGTATATATCAATTGACGGCGATTGTTATATGAAAAATATAAAATTGCCTTGTCTGAAGTATTCCTGAATAAatgttaaaaacacattttctggAGAATGTGCTTACTTTCCATTTGAGGGGTAACCCATGCCAAACATCAACATAGAGCTCAGTTCCTGGCATTTCTCTACAGAACAACAGCTGCAGTTCCACAAACCCGCAGTTCTGTCCGACTCTAGCTCTGGGCGGTGTATTAAAAGGCTCTTGTAGGCAGATGTAAAGAAAGGCCTCACTGTTCTCTTATAGTGCCATGGCTATTCTCTGCACCAATCCTAATATTTTCATTACAAAATCTCGGCCATGGTTTTCATGGGCAGAGGTAATAACCATAGTCTATTGTGAACATGTGAGTAGTACAGTGAGTCaaaccacatttaaaaaaaaaaaaaaaaaaaggcttcTGCAAACCTTTTAGTGGTGTTGGAGAGCTCCAAGAGCTACAAACCTACAGTTCTGCCTGGCAACCACCTGGTTGGTGTAATGGCAGTCCTTGGCCAGCTGAGACAACCTGAAGATGCTGACTTTCTACTCTGGCAAGTGAACAAGGGGTGGGGAGGTCTGCTAGACTAAGGGGGGAAGAGGGGAAAATCACAGGTAAACTTGGGAGGGATTTTGAAAGTCGCCCACAGGAAAAAGGTGGTACGGTTTTTCATGCTCACCTAGTGTCTGGGTTTACAATtgcgctgtgtgtgtgcgtttgtggcAGAGCTTAACGTAATGATGGCTCGGTATCATGGTCCTGCCAGGAAACTAAAAGTCCTTCAGTTAACCTCAGTGGGGAGGCAGGAGCTCAACCATTATTATGGACATAGTACAATCActtaaagtattcataccccttgacttattctacattgttacagcctgaattcaaaatgtattacttTTTTTCTCTCCGCCATCTACACAATACCACACAATgacaaaattaaaaataaatgtgtatatatatatatatatagatatctagtttccataagtattcatacccctgtgtcaatactttgtagaagcacctttggcagcgattacagctgtgaggtTTTCTGGGTGTctaagctttccacacctggattgtgcaacatttgcccatttttattattttcaaaattcttcaagctttgtcaaattggttgttgatcattgcaagacaaccattttcaggtcttgccatttGATTTTCAATTAGATATGtcaactgtaactcggccacattcactgtcttcttggtaagcaattccattgtagatttggccttgtgttttcggttattgttctgctgaaaggtgaattaatctcccagtgtatGTTGGAAAGCGgacaaccaggttttccactATGATTTTGCCTGTTtggctccattccgtttcttttttgtACTATCCAGTTCTTAactattacaagcatacccataacatgatgcagccactactatgcttgaaaatatggagagtggtactttAATGTGTTGGATTTACCCCCAAACAActttttgtattcaggacaaaaagggaATTGCTTTGGCACATTTTCTGGCAGTATCTTGTTTGAAACGGGATGCATGTTTAGGAATATATTTTATtcagtacaggcttccttttcactctgtcaattttGTTCGTattgctgttgatccatcctcagttttgtcctatcacagccatttaaactagtagttttaaagtcaccattggcctcatgctgAAATCCCCGATCGGTTTCCTTccactccggcaactgagttaggaaggacgcctgtatctttgtagtgactgcgtgtattgatacaccatccaaagtgtaattaataacttcaccatgctcaaagggatattcaacgtctgcttttctttacatttttgccaataggtgcccttctttgaggcattggaaaaccttgctggtctttgtggttgaatctgtttgatattcactgctcgactgagggaccttaaaattatctgtatgtgtggggtacagaggtgAGTTAGTcattttaaaaaatcatgttaaactcattgtacacagtgagtccatgtgacttgttaagcacatttttactcctgaacttatctaggtgtgccataacaaaggggttgaattcttattgactcaagacatttcagcttttcatttttaatttgtaaaaatgtgaaACAATTCCACTGAcgatatggggtattgtgtgtaggctaggAACACAATCTCAGtttaaaatcaggctgtaacacataatgtggaaaaagacaaggtgtgtgaatactttctgaaggtgctGTAGAAATCAATCATGACAAATAACTAGTAGTTTACATTGTTATGCTATAGTTAAGAGAATtgcggcgggggggggggggtcgagatCGTAAGTGTACACAAGTGTCTACAATCGCGTTAATGAGCTTATACAAGTTTCACTGTCACTTCACATCAAAGAAATATTTGGAATTCTCAAACAAATGTAACAAATCGGTTTTCCCCTCATTTCCTTTAAGCTATATAAGAAGGTCCACTTTGGTCATTGAGAGCGTTGTTAATGTGAATGCACAGTTTTCCAGCTGTTGCTATAGCTAGTACATTAGCACCACCATGGGTGAGAAAGACAATAGTGATGATACATTGAGAATATAcacctgagtgtacaaaacattaggaatacctacctaatattgagttgcacccctttttgccctcagaacagcctcaattagttgGTGCATGGACTATACAAtgtgtcaagcgttccacagggatgctggcccatgttgactccagtgcttcccacagttgtcaagttggctggctgtcctttgggtggtggaccattcttgatacacacgggaaattgttgagcgtgaaaaacccagcagcgttgcagttcttgacacactcaaaccggtgcacctggcatctactacaataccccgttcaaaggaacttaaatattttgtcttgcccattcatggcgcacacacaatccatgtctctatCTCATGGcttaaaatccttatttaacctgtcttcgaagtggatttaacagttgTCACCAATAAGGATCGTAatgttcacctggtcagtccgtcatagaaagagcaggtgttcctaatgtattGTACACTCCAAGGATAGATAAACATAAGTATTTGCGCTCCttgaataaatacatttgcataaCCCTTATAACCATGTATTAAAGAGAAATGAGCAAGAACCGATCATCTAAAGCATTAATTACTAAAGCTGAAATAACTGAAATGCTAGCATGAATGATTTATAGCACCAATAAACTACTGAGAAACAAATGGCTTGAAAGCGGAAATAAGAATCCCACGGCTGATGCAGAGCTGTAATGAGATGCAAACAGCACTAGCACATACTTGAGCAGTACCCAGCTGTAACCGTAGTAACTGCAAGTGGCAATACCTGCAATTTTCCACCTTAGTTTAGCTTTTAAGCTGAATGCATGACAAGACGGCTACATTTAAATATTGGAAGTAGGGAAGTGGTTTTTTGTGACACTTATGATCTGGGTTGTTTGTCTGAGACTCCTTCTCTATGTCTGCGTCCGCACTACCCTTCTCCCTCAGCGAACGGCAAATGCTATCTACAATGACAAAGGACAGCACCTGCTAGGGTAAGGCGCAAAAGTAAATACATTAGTCCTGCCGGGGCCACAAGCATGTTTAGGTTGATGGCTAGGGGGCTGGAGGAGAAGGGAGTATTTGTGTACTGCAGGCGGAGCTGTAAGCAGGGAAAGAGTCTCTTTAATGGGTTACACCGTGGTGGGAAGCGAGGAGGGAGAGTCGGGGAGGGCCTGAGTCTGCTGCTCTGGAGAGAAGCAGAGGAAGAGGCGCCGCCCGAGGCTCTTAAAGGCAAACCTGAAGTACATTATGTGGCCCATGGCCACGAATGAGACGGAGAGGATGACGAGCAGGCCGAAGGCCTCTGGGTTGGGCGCCAGAATCACCATAATGAAATGCAGAAGGTCTAGGAGGTAGTTCATGGAGTTCTGGACGCCGTTGATCAGTCCCCTCTCCGACTCGATCACATTCTCTTGGATGAGCTGGGTCACGGTTAAGTCAAAGGACCATAGACCTGCAGAGGGGATGACGGCACAGCAGTCATTCAGAATGGCATTTTTACGGCCACATAAAAGCAATAGAAAAAAAGAATCAGAATGATTTACTAATTATCAGACTATATTGGCATCAAAGGCTGGCAATATTTCTTTATGGTGACATTAACACCGGATCTGGAGCCGACTTCCCGCCAAGTGGTGGCTGCTGCCTTATACCAGTGGTTCCTAAGCTGGAGAGGTCTGATCTCAATTTcttatttttcatttttaaataaataaatatttctaGCAAAAACAGAATAACCAAATGTGGGGTCTGTGGAAGAAGTTTATAGGGTGCAATACAATGTAATATTAATCTACAATTTACCCTTAGAAGGATGGCCTGGGAGGCTCACAAGGATCCACAGTTACTCCATTTTCAACTCAGTACTTCTTATATTTCCTTTTTTTTGTTTTGAACATGTATGCACTGTAATTtgaagctttaaaactgcaaaacgTTCTTtctaccccatggcaaaatgtgtagagttgcaggaaattagctgcaGAATTGCACCATTTTCTCCGCTGGGAAGAGGGGGTCTTTCAAATTTTATTTTCCAGGGCCCGAGACTTGGTTAGTCCAGCCATGCATGCACTGCAGCAGTCATAGTAAAACTCTTTGTATGCTATTTTTATCGCACTCTAAAGTTGGGAGTTGTGTTCTGATTTTGAGGGGGTCCCTgatgaatttgctatcacaaaagGGGTCCCCGCCTCAataaagtttgggaacccctgccttATACAAAAAAAGTTCATGCGCTACGCAATGATGTGATGCATTGTTTTAGACTTCCTCAAACAATGAACTTCTGTGCCAGCGTAACTTAACATAGTAGCACTCATTGAGCGCTTTTCCCAATGTGGACTTTCGAGTAACTCACCAATTCTAGCCGCAATGACCCCAGAAAACAGCAGGCTGACTGACATGTAGGACTGCAGAGAAGGCAGTTCCTCGGTGGGCGGCACGGTCGAACTGTTAACCAGCATACCCTGACCATCGATGGTTAGCACGCTAGCCGGGTAGGCGGCCTCCGGGAGGGCGCTGCTCTTCCCAGTCAGGTGGCTATAGATGTCCTGGAAGGGCGAGACACTGAGGTCAAAGGGGCTGCCCGGTGCGAAGACAGACGCCACGCACAGCATTAGGCAGGAGAGCTGCACCACACCCGAGATGAAGCCTGTGCGGATCAGGCCACAACTCTTGCGAACCCAGGTAAAGGCCACCGTGCCACAGATGCCCGACACGGCTGAGGCGCCCATCAGCAGGCTGAGCACAGAGCCATTGAGGCCCTGCATGTAGGCGTAGCCTGTTGTAATGCAGTCAAAGCCCAGCACTGTCATGTAGAGGAAAGCTAGTGACATGCCAGCGAAGAAGATGGACTGGTTGTAGTAGGCCACCCAGCCATCGCGGATGGTGCGTAGGGGCTCCGCCATCTGGTAGCAGCAGCCAGTCTTCCTGGGAGAGTCAGCCTTGACGACAGCAGTCTCGTTCATGAGCTGGGAGCCCTCCACTGGGCCCTGGCCGTTCTCTAGCTCTGCAGACCACAGGAAGAAGAGCAGATAAACATGAGTTTTTGGGCCACACAACTGTACACAGatcagggcccgtatccacagTGTCTCAGCAGGAGTGCTGACCTAGGATCTGTCCATTTGAATCTTAAGCAACCTGCATACGCATTATTTGAAGTATAATAGAGCAACATAGCTACTGTAATAGGTCAAAGCTGCcggctggaaaaccttggtagagcatgggtggagtaggcattgtgctGCTCATGAATTTCTTTAAGACCAATCCCTACTTCTCTCACTTAAAACTATTTTTCCCATGGTGATTACACACTATTTCTACAACATTTCCACATGCAAAAGGTCTTTCAAAAATGTAATTTGCGCTTAAAATGTCAAGTGTGTCTCAATTTAGGGCCCGGTTTCcaaaaagcatcttaaggctaagttcatcatCAGAACCTTTGTAGGCGCATCGTTAAATCTCCGATCGTTACTGAAATTGCACTTAAACACTTATTTACAGATGGCCTCTGACCACTCATTGAACAGCTAACTCGGTTGTTGAATGCTTTTTCTGCCCTTATACACACAAGATTCTCAGCTAAACATAGAATCAAGGTGTTTATCTATCTCTATGACCACCGATAACTTCAGAACGAAGCTTACTACAgtacaaagttgccaatgtctttgcaattgttaTAAACaagggtaaaaaaacaaaaacatgccTTAAAATGAGTACAGTAAGTTACATAGGCCTATATATTGAAATCAATTTCATGTTCAATTGAGTTATATTTTGCTAATTGTAA harbors:
- the slc40a1 gene encoding solute carrier family 40 member 1 encodes the protein MDNAGPKKRYCESVQSFFTSPTFLIYLGHALSTWGDRMWNFAVAVFLVVLYGNSLLLTAVYGLVVAGSVLLLGAIIGDWVDKNPRLKVAQTSLVVQNCAVILCGILLMVVFQFKEQLAELYNGWVLTCCYILVISIANIANLASTAMSITIQRDWVVVVAGQDSSKLADMNATVRIIDQLTNILAPMLVGQIMAFCSNFIGCGFIAGWNLCSMCLEYCLLWKVYQKCPALAMKAGKKEDYQELKRLNSPKELENGQGPVEGSQLMNETAVVKADSPRKTGCCYQMAEPLRTIRDGWVAYYNQSIFFAGMSLAFLYMTVLGFDCITTGYAYMQGLNGSVLSLLMGASAVSGICGTVAFTWVRKSCGLIRTGFISGVVQLSCLMLCVASVFAPGSPFDLSVSPFQDIYSHLTGKSSALPEAAYPASVLTIDGQGMLVNSSTVPPTEELPSLQSYMSVSLLFSGVIAARIGLWSFDLTVTQLIQENVIESERGLINGVQNSMNYLLDLLHFIMVILAPNPEAFGLLVILSVSFVAMGHIMYFRFAFKSLGRRLFLCFSPEQQTQALPDSPSSLPTTV